One Macadamia integrifolia cultivar HAES 741 unplaced genomic scaffold, SCU_Mint_v3 scaffold_198A, whole genome shotgun sequence DNA window includes the following coding sequences:
- the LOC122071221 gene encoding laccase-4-like: MEAWVRVLLVVACLFPAMVECRVRHYKFNVVMRNTTRLCSSKPIVTVNGRFPGPTLYAREDDNVLVKVVNHVKYNVTIHWHGVRQLRTGWADGPAYITQCPIQPGQSYTYNFTITGQRGTLLYHAHILWLRATIHGGLVILPKRGIPYPFPKPDKEVVVILAEWWKSDTEAVISQAMKAGVAPNVSDAHTINGHPGPLSPCSSQGGGLKLQVDSGKTYLLRIINAALNEELFFKIAGHNLTVVEVDASYTKPFTIDTLLITPGQTTNVLLTADRKAGKYLIAASPFMDTPAVAVDNMTATATVHYSGTLTTSTTTLTKPTPQNATSVANKFINSLLSLNSKKYPAKVPLKIDHNLLFTVGLGVNPCSTCVNGSKVVADINNISFVMPTFALLQAHYFNISGVFTTDFPANPPITFNYSGNPPGTAPANMQTLNGTRLYKLPYNATVELVLQDTGIIAPENHPVHLHGFNFFQVGRGLGNFNPKKDPKKFNLVDPVERNTIGVPSGGWTAIRFTADNPGVWFLHCHLEVHTTWGLKMAFLVENGKGPNESIIPPPSDLPTC, translated from the exons atggaagcaTGGGTTCGTGTCTTGCTGGTGGTGGCTTGCTTGTTTCCTGCCATGGTTGAGTGTAGAGTTCGGCATTACAAGTTCAAT GTGGTGATGAGGAACACTACTAGGCTTTGTTCGAGCAAGCCTATTGTCACTGTTAACGGCCGTTTCCCAGGGCCCACCCTATACGCCAGGGAAGACGATAACGTCCTTGTCAAGGTCGTCAACCACGTCAAGTACAACGTTACAATACACTG GCATGGGGTCCGACAGCTTCGGACGGGTTGGGCGGACGGCCCGGCATACATTACACAGTGCCCGATCCAACCGGGTCAAAGCTATACTTACAACTTCACCATCACGGGTCAAAGAGGTACACTTCTGTATCATGCACATATCCTTTGGCTAAGGGCTACGATCCACGGCGGCCTCGTCATCTTGCCGAAGCGAGGCATTCCTTACCCGTTTCCTAAACCCGATAAGGAAGTGGTTGTTATACTGG CTGAATGGTGGAAATCAGACACCGAAGCAGTGATCAGTCAAGCCATGAAGGCTGGTGTGGCACCAAATGTCTCTGATGCGCACACAATCAATGGCCACCCAGGACCGCTATCTCCTTGCTCTTCACAAG GAGGAGGGTTGAAGCTACAAGTAGACAGTGGCAAGACATACTTGCTACGCATCATCAATGCTGCACTTAACGAAGAGCTCTTCTTCAAGATTGCCGGACATAACCTGACTGTCGTCGAAGTCGATGCCAGCTACACCAAGCCCTTCACCATAGACACTTTACTCATTACCCCTGGCCAGACCACAAATGTCCTTCTCACCGCCGATCGAAAAGCCGGCAAATATCTTATCGCCGCCTCCCCTTTCATGGACACACCAGCCGTCGCGGTTGATAACAtgaccgccaccgccaccgtcCACTACTCCGGCACTCTAACTACTTCCACAACCACCCTCACCAAACCTACCCCACAGAATGCAACCTCAGTTGCCAACAAATTCATCAACTCTCTTCTTAGCTTAAACTCCAAAAAATACCCAGCCAAGGTACCATTAAAGATTGATCACAACCTTCTCTTCACTGTTGGTTTGGGTGTTAACCCATGTTCCACTTGTGTCAATGGAAGCAAAGTAGTGGCTGACATTAACAATATCAGCTTTGTCATGCCAACCTTTGCATTGCTTCAAGCACATTACTTCAACATAAGTGGAGTCTTCACTACTGATTTCCCAGCAAACCCACCTATCACTTTTAATTACTCTGGTAATCCACCAGGTACTGCTCCTGCAAACATGCAAACCTTGAATGGTACAAGACTTTATAAGCTACCTTACAATGCAACTGTAGAACTTGTATTACAAGACACAGGGATTATTGCCCCAGAGAACCATCCTGTCCATCTTCATGGCTTCAATTTCTTCCAAGTTGGAAGAGGACTTGGGAATTTCAATCCCAAAAAGGATCCCAAAAAATTTAATCTTGTTGACCCTGTTGAGAGGAATACAATTGGAGTACCTTCAGGTGGTTGGACTGCCATCAGATTCACAGCTGATAATCCAG GTGTTTGGTTCCTGCATTGCCATCTAGAAGTGCACACTACATGGGGACTTAAGATGGCTTTTCTGGTTGAGAATGGTAAAGGACCCAACGAATCGATTATACCACCACCAAGTGACCTTCCAACTTGTTGA